TCTTGTATTTCCCGCTTTCCGTATAAAGATACACTACGCGCTTGTGAATCAAGTGGATCAGGACATTCATGTTCACGCTTTCGCGGTCCTTTAGGTCGACAATGCCTCTCAAGGTCAGGGTGCCCGTAGAGGGCTTGAAAAAGTTTTCGTTGTAGTAGGAGCCGCTTACCTGCAATTGCGCGTATTGTGTGGATAAAGTAATTTTCGGTGACGTGAAATCTCCCTGCGAGCCGGTCACTTCCCATTCGAAATTGGTTCCGGTAAGGTCTAGCGCTTCGTCAAGTTCGGAAAGCCTCAGGGTGCTGCCTGCGGCATACGGCCCCTTCTCGGCGACACCATTGAAAACCTGCTTGCTGATGGCGACGGTCTTGACGGTTTCGTCGGCGCCCTGCACGCTCGAACTGGATTCGGGAACGCTGCTTGAACTGGAAACCTTGCTACTGGATGATTTGCCCTGGCTACTCTTTTCGCTGGATGAACTCTTGTCGGATGAATCTCCCTTGGAGGAACTTGATGACTTGCCCGAATTAGAGGAGTCATTCTTGCTTGAACTAGAAGACTCCTTCTTGCCGGAACTCGATGACTTCTTTTCGTCGGAGGAACTTTCTGGTTTTCCAATATTTTCCCAGTCGCTTCTCACGCATTTATAGTTAGCGTTTGCCTTTTCGACAAAGACAACCTCGCCCTCGCGTTTGTCGTTGCATTTTCCCAGGTCGTAGATGGTTTCTACTGAGGAGTTATCAGATGGGTCGGAGATGAATGTATTGCTGGAATCGTCGCCACACGACGCCAACAGCATCGCCATGGCAGAAAGGCCTAGAAAGCCGATTCTTTCCTTTTTCATATTGATCTCCTTTGTGAGGGCGGGTCCTGTTATGGTAATATATAATTTTTAGGAGGGGATATATAACTTGCTATTTTGAAAATTTATTATTTTAAATTATATTTAAGGGTATAGCAGTCCGAGGAACCATGAACTTGCCGCTGAACATACAACGCCAGATAGAGGAGTTTGCGAAAACTTGCAAACTCGAGAAGGTCGTTTTGTTTGGTTCTCGGGCAAGGGGGACTAACCGGGAGCGGAGCGATATTGACTTGGCGGTTTCTGGTGGTGGTGTGGATCGCTTCGAGGAGTTGCTTGAAGAGCAGGCGGATACGCTTCTGTCGTTTGATGTTGTGAACCTGAACGAGGTTGTTTCAGACAAGTTGAAGGCTGCCATTGCTCGAGAGGGGAGGCTGCTGTATGCAAAAGTTTGAGAACTTCGTGAACTGCTTTTAGGCCTCCCTACGTACAAATTTCTTTACTTTGTGCGTGCTGTAAGCATTTTGAAAGAAACGAATAGGTTTTTTGTCGCAATGCCCTAGCGAGATGTATCTATATTTGGCCCCGGTTTTGGATGTTTGTCTGTTGTTGATTGGAGACAAAGGAAAGGGGTTGAAATGACCTTGTTTGGAGATAGTGAACTCTTGGTTCTTGTAATCAAGTTCGTGTGCGTGGTGGGTGTTTCGGTCGTGCTGTTTGCATACGCCTGCTGGAGGCTCTACCGCCATGAGGCACACTTCGTGCCGGTGCGCAAGAAGGAAAAGTGGGAAATCGCGTTCGAGAACTGGCTTCGCGAACACGGGAACCACGAACTCAACAGGTTCTAGCGCCTGAACCCTCAAAAACGTTTGTTTTGGGCCACCTGCCGCGTGCGGGGGCTTTTTGTGTGGGCGTTTTTTCCTAAATTTGCAGACGTAAAATTTAATCGTGGCCGCGGGTACGCCTTCGGCCGTTATAAAGGAACGTTATGAGCATAGTAGATACTGTCCTCCACAAGGTTTTCGGAACTCCGCACGAACGCAAGGTGAAGCAGCTCCGCCCTGTAATCGAGAAGATTCATGCGGCAAGGCTTGCCCTCGAGGCCCTGGACGATGCGGCCCTTGCCGCGAAGAGCGCGGAATTCCGCGAGAAACTCAAGAACGGCGGCACTCTCGAGGATATCAAGGTCGATGCCTTTGCGGTGTGCCAGGAAGCCTGTGACCGCAGGCTCGGTATCTTCAACATCTTCAAGCCGGAATATGGCTTCGACTTCAGCCGCCTCGGCCCCGAACTGCAGGATGCGGTGAACGACGCGAAGGCGGAACTCGACAGCGGGAAGAACGAATGGGAAGTCTACCTGCCTGCCGCCCTCTACGCGAAGGTGCGCGAGCTCTACCCGGAATCGGTAAAGCCGTTCCGCATGATGCCCTTCGACGTGCAGATGATCGGTGGCCTCGTGCTCCACGAGGGCGCGATTGCCGAAATGGCGACGGGTGAAGGTAAGACCCTCGCTGCCGCCCTCCCGGTGTACCTGAACGGCCTCGGCGGCCACGGCGTGCATGTGGTGACGGTGAACGACTACCTCGCAGGCCGTGACGCGAAGCAGATGGGCCTCGTGTACAAGTTCCTCGGGCTTACGGTGGGCCTTATCGTGAACGGGCTCGACCCGGAAACGCGCCGCACGAGCTACAACAGCGACGTGACCTACGGTACCAACAACGAGTTCGGCTTTGACTACCTGCGCGACAACATGGCGGTCGACCCCTCGCAGCTGGTGCAGCGCGAGCTCAACTTCTGCATCGTGGACGAAGTGGACTCCATCTTGATTGACGAGGCGCGTACCCCGCTTATCATCAGCGGCCCTGCCGAGGATGCGACCGACAAGTACTCGAAGGCGAACGAGATTGCCCAGAAACTCATCAAGAACAAGGACTTCGGCGTGGACGAGAAGGACAAGTACATCATGCTCACCGAGAAGGGCGTGAACCACGTGGAAAGCCTCCTCCAGATTACGAACCTCTACGGCGAGCACGCCGACTGGGTGCACTACATTGACCAGGCACTCCGCGCATGGCACCTGTACGAGAAGGACGTGGACTACATCGTGCGCGATGGCGAAATCGTCATCGTGGACGAGAACACGGGCCGCCTCATGGAAGGCCGCCGTTACAGCAACGGCATGCACCAGGCCATCGAGGCGAAGGAAGGCGTGCAGATCCGTCGCGAGAACCAGACGCTTGCGACCATCACGTTCCAGAACTACTTCCGCATGTACAAGAAGCTCTCGGGCATGACGGGTACCGCCGAAACCGAAGCTACGGAATTCATCAAGATTTACAACATGAACACGTGGGTGATTCCCACGAACAAGCCCTGCATCCGCCAGGACCTGCAGGACATGGTGTACAAGAGCGAAGACGCGAAGTGGCGCGCCATCGTGGCAGAAATCAAGGAACGCCACAGCAAGGGCCAGCCGCTCCTCGTGGGTACGGCATCCATCGAGAAGTCCGAGCACCTGCACGGCCTTTTGGAGAAGGAAGGCATTCCGCACGAAGTCTTGAACGCGAAGAACCATGGCCGCGAAGCGGAAATCATCCAGTACGCGGGCTACAAGGACAAGGTGACGATTGCGACCAACATGGCTGGTCGCGGTACCGACATCGCGCTTGGCCCGGGAGTCACGGAACTGGGTGGTCTCCATGTGCTTGGCACGGAACGCCACGAGTCCCGCCGTATCGACAACCAGTTGCGCGGCCGTTCGGGCCGTCAGGGTGACCCGGGTTCGAGCCAGTACTTCCTTAGCCTCGACGACAACCTGATGCGCATTTTCGGTGGCGACAGCGTGAAGAACTTGATGACCCGCTTTGGCGTGGGCGAAGACGAGGTGATTACGCACCCGATCGTTTCCCGCTCCATCCGTGGTGCACAGCGCCGCGTGGAAGGCCAGAGCTTCGATATCCGTAAGCACTTGCTCGACTACGATAACGTGATGAACGAGCAGCGCAAGGTGATTTACGGGCTCCGCCGCCGTATTCTGAACGGCGAGGACATCAGCCAGGAAATCATGGACCGCATCGAGGACGCGTGCGATATCAAGGTCTCTAACTACATCGTGGCGAAGAGTTACCCCGAGGACTGGAACCTCGAGGGCCTGCATACCGACCTGCAGCGCACGCTCGGCATGGAATACCACCTCACGCTCGACGAGGCGATGCACAAGACTCCGGAACAGGTGCTCGACGAGATTATCGGGCTCTGCAAGGCGCGCTACGAGAAGCTCGGCAAGATTATCCCGGAAGCCGACTTCCGCAACATCGAGCGCCGCTTCCTGCTCATGACGATTGACCAGGTGTGGAAGGAACATTTGTATGCGATGGACCAGCTGAAGGATGCCATCCGCTTCCACGGTTACGCGCAGAAGGACCCGCTGATGGTCTACAAGAACGAGGGCTTCAAGCTGTTCGAGGGCTGCCTCGAGAAGATTGCGACCCTCACGGCGCTGCGCATCTTGAACATCCGCATTACGCTCCCGAACGGCATGACCGTGTCGCCGGACCAGCTGCAGCTCAAGAGCCAGGAACAGATTGATGCTGAACGCAAGGCCGCCGAAGCCGCGCAGGCACAGGGCGGCTCACCGACCGATAAGGCCGCTGAGCCTGCCGAAGCGGAGCAGCTGAGTGCAGAAGGCGCGAAGGCCGCGGGTCTCGCCGGCCAGGCCGCTACTTCCGAAAGCAACGCCATCTCGGAAGAACAGCAGGGCGCCCAGCCGATGCCGCAGTCCGCCTTGCCGGGCACGCGCCCGACGGTGCGCCGTACCTACACGAACCCCGCCGTGCTCGCCGCCGCAAGGAAGCGCGCCCAGCAGCAGGGCCCGAAGCTCGGGCGTAACGACCCGTGCTGGTGCGGTTCCGGCCTCAAGTACAAGAAGTGCCACGGCAAGGACGTGGAGTAAGGATTAGGGGTGTCATCCTGAGCGAGATGCCGCGAGGCATCTCGTCGAAGGATCCAGTCCAGTGTA
This genomic interval from Fibrobacter sp. UWR3 contains the following:
- a CDS encoding nucleotidyltransferase domain-containing protein; this translates as MNLPLNIQRQIEEFAKTCKLEKVVLFGSRARGTNRERSDIDLAVSGGGVDRFEELLEEQADTLLSFDVVNLNEVVSDKLKAAIAREGRLLYAKV
- the secA gene encoding preprotein translocase subunit SecA; the encoded protein is MSIVDTVLHKVFGTPHERKVKQLRPVIEKIHAARLALEALDDAALAAKSAEFREKLKNGGTLEDIKVDAFAVCQEACDRRLGIFNIFKPEYGFDFSRLGPELQDAVNDAKAELDSGKNEWEVYLPAALYAKVRELYPESVKPFRMMPFDVQMIGGLVLHEGAIAEMATGEGKTLAAALPVYLNGLGGHGVHVVTVNDYLAGRDAKQMGLVYKFLGLTVGLIVNGLDPETRRTSYNSDVTYGTNNEFGFDYLRDNMAVDPSQLVQRELNFCIVDEVDSILIDEARTPLIISGPAEDATDKYSKANEIAQKLIKNKDFGVDEKDKYIMLTEKGVNHVESLLQITNLYGEHADWVHYIDQALRAWHLYEKDVDYIVRDGEIVIVDENTGRLMEGRRYSNGMHQAIEAKEGVQIRRENQTLATITFQNYFRMYKKLSGMTGTAETEATEFIKIYNMNTWVIPTNKPCIRQDLQDMVYKSEDAKWRAIVAEIKERHSKGQPLLVGTASIEKSEHLHGLLEKEGIPHEVLNAKNHGREAEIIQYAGYKDKVTIATNMAGRGTDIALGPGVTELGGLHVLGTERHESRRIDNQLRGRSGRQGDPGSSQYFLSLDDNLMRIFGGDSVKNLMTRFGVGEDEVITHPIVSRSIRGAQRRVEGQSFDIRKHLLDYDNVMNEQRKVIYGLRRRILNGEDISQEIMDRIEDACDIKVSNYIVAKSYPEDWNLEGLHTDLQRTLGMEYHLTLDEAMHKTPEQVLDEIIGLCKARYEKLGKIIPEADFRNIERRFLLMTIDQVWKEHLYAMDQLKDAIRFHGYAQKDPLMVYKNEGFKLFEGCLEKIATLTALRILNIRITLPNGMTVSPDQLQLKSQEQIDAERKAAEAAQAQGGSPTDKAAEPAEAEQLSAEGAKAAGLAGQAATSESNAISEEQQGAQPMPQSALPGTRPTVRRTYTNPAVLAAARKRAQQQGPKLGRNDPCWCGSGLKYKKCHGKDVE